AGGTAGGCCCCGAGACCTCAACTCACCCGGTGCAGACAACCCCTTGGGAATGGGATAAAGACTAACTATGCAGTCTTCAGATGGACAGGTTATGACAAATATGATAGGAAGGGGgatatcaaataaaatgaaacggTGAATTAGGCAAACTTTACGCTAAAAATAAAGGACAATGAACCCGCAGGATTGTATTCGAGAACTTTCTTCttccttgaaaatattttaaacgcTGAAGTCTGAACAGCTGCGgtatttttaagtattttttgAGCTAGAAATATCAAAAGATTGACAGAAAGATGGCGTgaatgtttatgtttatgtttccTTGTGGTTGGAACTAAGAAATGGATATTCTGTGAAAGAGACTACATCAAGATTACGAGGCTTTCTTTATTCAATTTATGGATAATCTGACGGACAACATGTTCACCTTGTCTGATATATCTTGGTACTGGTTCGTGCCGCTCTTTGCCATGGCAACAATGCTGCTAGTCGTTACCGTCGTGATATTTCTTTGTTGTAGGACGCCATCACCTAGGCGACGCATTCCGAAATATTCCGATCCGCAGGTTATCTTACGTGATGTAAATTCAGTGCAAGTGATAACAAATCCTAGCGCCGCGAATGGAGATAAAACCTCGCAAGAAATACACATTTATGATGACAAAGCTGAAAGTATTTACCAGGAAATCCCGAAAATCgagaaagaaaacaagatgGCGACAGAAACAGAGATATCTAAAGAAGGACGCGAGTTAAAGCGGTCGAGGTTCACAACAGTGAAAAACAAATCTAAACGAAAACAGGAGGTACCACGTGGCTCGAAGAATAGTCGAGTAAAATGTCTGGCCTTGCCAAAAGCAAGATCTATGAAGGATACCAAAAATGTGGAATTTAACGAAATTCGCCCGACATGGACATGATCACGTGGTCTTCCCCTTAAGGATGATAGCCCGATGTTAGTTTAGCAAGAAATATTTACGTGGGGAGAAATAGAACCATTTTTGGTTTTTTCGCAGACTGATTATGTGAATTCAGGAGATAACAGAAGAGGTATTGAAGGAAAGAACTGCATTGTAATGGTGGTTCATGCAGTTTGTCAAAACATAATAAATTTTCTTTGAATATGTCGTAGACTAATTGCACTACTGACTGAAAGAAAGTTGAAGCGTAGTTTGTGAATGTATATAAACTTTTGAGATTTCAAAGTTTTCGCCTTTAAAGGAGCATGTTACCAAACTTAACAAGCATACTCAAAGTGAAATCGTTGCAATTGAGCAACTGACAAAGACACTCTCTTCTAACTTTCTTCTTCCAAAAAGAGTTATTTGATGATTACATTCGGTCCTCAAGATTTCGTCCCCCAGACACATTCTTAAAGAATGACATTTAGAACGAAACCTTTAGaaataaaccagaaaacgaaaatatcttttggttacgatgcctaaacatattcatagtgtggtaagctataaatgttaatatacatgaacttgtgtacaccaaaatgaagaggattatctattgactaatgcggcAACATATAAAGAAAGGTAATCTATCAGGAATCAGTTGCAATGTTAACAAAGCGTCAACCATTTAATTccctggtaaggattttacagcaTAGAATTGTTATTCCAATTCCTAATGGAAGTCCCTTTAAGATGTGTTACAGACAGAGCGCGGTACCTGAGATTGTTTAAATGagattgagaaatattttgacaagCTTCTAGTCATCTGGGataaatcacaaaacaaattgccaaTCTGAGAGCAATTGAAATAACCTTTTGACCCTGTTAACCAAATTTTCCACCACatataacctgttgaccccttgaagctctgAATGTGAAACTGTATAAGGGCCGCTTGAGTGTGCTTACAGCAATACTTTAACTTTCCTTGAactttcctggatgactgttAGTTTTGTTAAACATTTATAGAACCCCTTCACAAAAGTTAACTGacctgaatttgaccaaactatgttcacaaaaagaaaacttATATAATAGGAGAATTGACAGAtttattgtagctttaatttaagagttatcatgtttaatagGTTGCCAGCCTTCGACACCTGtcgacctcatgtgacctttaacctctacaaatttcaaaagggTTCTTGCATTCACCAAAATGgatctacctaccaagtatgataTTGATTCAACCTGTGTTTGTTGAAATATCGTGTCTTCAAACTGTTTTTTCTTACTATTTCCCATTAAGGAAcaccaactcatgaatattaatgaggtcaatgTTGATGTTGCACAGAGCACATGGTAACATCACcttaccaagtatgaactaaatcggaCATACAGTTGAagatatattgacattttaagaattttatgttaagcTCGGCCCAtgtgattaatattcatgaggtgggaaccacaaacaatagggaaTATATACACATCATGGGtatctaccaagtatgacattgatttcAACTTTTTggtcttgagatatcgtgtttacaagcttttcactgtGATAAGACATATATTTCTGAATCAGAGTCCATCAGTGCTATGCATAGTTGCATTACTGAAATGGTTAGGAGTAAACTAAGATAAATGACTCAAAGACTGGGCTGTTAGTAATTGGATCTAAGAGAATGCTCTCCAGGATTTGCATTGATTCTATTGTAGTTGGTGATGCTTCTATTGAGCAGTCACAAGTTCACAATCTTGGAGTATAGTTTGACAAAAATTGGCAATTAGAGTTTAACATCAGTAAAATATGCAGTAAGTCTTTGGTCTCTTTAAAATTAACTCCTATAACATTTGAAGCAAGCAATTGATGTATTATCTGTTCTGCTTTCtttttgtatcatttttatcattttattcacTTTGCTTCCCTTTATCCTTCTTTTATTGTACAGCGCAAAAGAATAATTTTTATAGTTATATGGCGctttataaattttattattattatttaaatataaagaaaatatgctTTACGTtaaataataacaacagcaagCACGACAAACGTCAGATAGTTCCTAGCATGCAGACTCGGTTTGGTCCCGCACTGATTCTCTCTAACGGTATTTCTTTATTGATGCATATCTTTATCTATTCGCATATGAATTGTAATTGACACTGATTACATAGTGAATGTGATAACTTGAAAATGAGAATTAGTGTAGACATGACTATTCATTAGCAAGATACTGACGTCACAATATGACTTCCAGGTCTTCAATGATGATTGGGTTAATAAGATTGAGAGGATGAACTACTACATAAAAGAGTGGTTGTTGATATCGAatttgcaaatgtaacatgaCGTTCTCATACGTCACAGTTGCTTCGTCCTCTTCGCATTTTACGACGGTGACTTCACAAAGTATCGGTGTATTTTCACCATGGTCTACTATGTTAAACTTATAACAGTCGTTTACAGGAAGCCGCGCCGTTGTCTTCATTTCAAAACCATGAATCCTTTTAAAATTTCTCTCAGAGAAAGTTATAACCCCATCCCTACCGATGAAAAGAACGACACCCCTAACTTTATCCGGGCTGGGAGGACTGACACCCGTGCTCCGAATGAATATCTCTACCCCGGTTTCTGACGTCAAATCATGATCAGGGCTGTCATCTAAAAATTGCACTTTCCCGGCGATATTAACACTACGAGAACTCTGTAGTTCTGATTGAAAGGGTATTTTAGAGACCAGCCAACTACCATGGCCTTCGAGAGCCGCCTGATCTTGTCCAAGGAACACCAATGACGAATCGTCCAGAATAACTGGAGACCAAACGTTACGGTTCCATTTTTGCATTTCCGAGCCCGCCGAAAGTTTCTCAGGTGGAACACGTTTAATTGCTTTCAGGAAATCGGACGGTAGGTTGTAAAAGACTCTCTTATGATCCATTGTTTGTCTAAATTTGACTAATTCTGTGGTCTGCATTATATCATACTTGGATATCCATACATAAAGGGAGAAACGGTTTGTTAGACTAAGTAAAAATTTCAGTTGTCGAATAGAATTGAAAGCAAAGACAGCACGAATTGCAAAAGACGTTGGTTGTTTTGTGGAAGCGGCTTGCTTCGCCATGTTGATCACGTGCTGCCATTTGTATCTCTGAAAAACATCTTCTGGGTCCCAATCGGAAGCCCATCCCAAACAGAGGGTGACGTCAGGGTAACGATCATTAACATAATTAAAGAGTCTCCTCCCATCCAAGGGGGTAGAATCATCATTTGGTCCGGGTAGAATATTTGCCTGAAGCCAAACGGGCGCGTGAACTATCGCTGCCAATCCATTCAATGTATTCAAAACGACTCGAGCTGAGTCTAAGTCTGGAAGGTTTAGTTTGATTCCCTTGTTTGAGAAGCCTGCTAGTTTGGTAAGATACTCAAGCAACGTCACTTCCGGGACAAGTGGCGTCCCTACTCGAACGATAGCGGTGCCGTCTGATTTCTTCGCATCTTCCCATCGTACTTGGACGTCTGCTTCTAACATCATTAGCATATAATCTATAAAGGTCAAATCAAATGCGTTCATTTAGCTAGGTTTACTCTCTTTCTTTGAGTTAAAGGGTATAAATGGCTCAAACCCCCGATTATCGGTAACATTCacgataaaaaatatatgtatatttaatttcaTCGACTCGGTATGAAACAAGCTCGTTGGGTTACGATGCTGTCGTTTTGATATCAACACGAAAGACGGCAGTTTTCAAATATGGCTTTTGTAAGAAGATAATTGATTTAGAGACTATAAATATACGTCACTaaagttaaaatgaaaatatgtaaataatgatACCTTTGCATGCCTCCAGGAGATTTTCCATACTCGTGACATCTGATAACCACGTGATTTCGAGACCATCCGAGTACATGGTCAGGAAATATTGCAAAGGTGAGTCGACGGTATGACTGTGTTTTACTTCCTCCATGTTTTCAATTGAGGGCGGCATACGATCCTTCCCTGTTTTTGAAGAGAAAGGATTTACCTTCTTAATGTATACTTAATCTTCATCAGTTTAGAGTACAATAAAGATCTTGTCAAGAAGTATACAGAGATTAAAAACGAAAACATGAATCAGTGACGAGCACGGGCAAGTAGTCATATTATTTGATTGGTGCATCTACATTACCATGTTACATACAGAGTGTCATATTATAACATAAATGAACATTATTaagtaatatttcattcattagAGTATCCGAGTACGTGTCAAGGCACCCGGACTAGAGGACGAGTAAAATATCCTATTTTTAACTAATTAAGTCTGACAATGTTCATGATTAAAATAATACCCATTCGTCATTAGTTATAACACAATCATCGTTGCTGAGCTACAAACGTTTGAAAATTTGTTGACTTTACTTGACATTTGGCTATTTCAATAACACCTCATCCGGAATTACAAATATGCAATTATGCCTTTCCTAAGCAATTCGGAATTACAAATGTGCAGTTCTGCCTTTCCTAAGCCATTAGGAATTACAATCTTGCAATTCTGCCTTTCCTAAGCCATTAGGAATTACAATCTTGCAATTCTGCCTTTCCAAGCCATTCGGAATTACAAATGTGCAGTTCTGCCTTCCTAAGCCATTAGGAATTACAATCTTGCGGTTATGCCTTTCCTAAGCCATTCGGAATTACAAATGCGGAGTTCTGCCTTTCCTAAGCAATCAGATATCTTTCAACATCTTAATTTTGTACAAGGGAACAAAAATATGAAGCTGCATAATTCTACCAGAACATAGACTAGTGTGTTTCTGCAAACGTTCGTTATTATATATACTTGTTGATACTTTGGtatatatttaagaaacttTATAACAATTACCCATGAATATCTTACCTTTAAATTCCTTTTCAAAGACATCAACACTTTGCTTATCAGATTGATCTGAAATGAGAAGAAGTACAATTGTTATCACATAATCAGAGAATTAGGAAGTTGGAGAATCCATGTCGTTTCAAGAAACTAACCTAACTGTGTTATCTTCCCCCTATTTCATGGCGACAAACCCGATATTAGAAACTATGATCTTTTCTCCTCTCCGCTGCAGTTCCAATTTCTGTCTGATTCTGAAATAGTCTTGCCAATTGCACATGTAACCATGGGTGTAAAAAGCTTTGCAAAGAGGAGGTAGGGGTAGGGGCTGTTGTACCGTCCCTGGTTTCTCTTATTTCACTTAATCATAAGCTGGGCAAAATGCACGACCtaaaacaagaaacaagaaTTTGAGGAAAGAAATACTTGCAGTCTATTGATGATATACCTGCaaacatttgtaaacaaaagctTCACTGCAATAAATATATTCTGCGCTAAGGTTCGAAGACATGTTCTTTCTTTAACTCGATTCAAAACTGTACTTTTTCTACaataatatgaagaaaaaatataaccTGATCATATATAAGTGTATAGAGCTGCCTCGGGTTATTTTTTtataagaatataaaatatctcAACAGCTGGTTTACGATTGTATACTCGGTTTTGTATTGAAATTTTCAACTGAGTGCTCAGTAAAGACCCTACGGTGTTCGTTTAGAACTTTTGTCtctttaagaaaatattatttgtcTGTCTACTTGGTACTGGATTCTTTCAATTCTTGTAACTTACATGGCAGAATGGTCCATCAATTATTGTGATCGTGAAGTTTAAAGTTTTGTTCAAACTTGTCAAAGCGTTCGTATCAGATTATCGTTGGTATAATGATACAATAGAGATTGGGTGTGAATGAACTAATCAATAAGGATatttaaaaccttttttttgggggggggggggtgggaggcaTTTTGAAGGTCGTTGAGGT
This window of the Apostichopus japonicus isolate 1M-3 chromosome 9, ASM3797524v1, whole genome shotgun sequence genome carries:
- the LOC139973985 gene encoding uncharacterized protein — encoded protein: MHKGIIRRHFERMTFRISRRLGRRMPKKLEFITICVLGTIAAAFFIHNRVISISGGFFKLQDQSDKQSVDVFEKEFKGKDRMPPSIENMEEVKHSHTVDSPLQYFLTMYSDGLEITWLSDVTSMENLLEACKDYMLMMLEADVQVRWEDAKKSDGTAIVRVGTPLVPEVTLLEYLTKLAGFSNKGIKLNLPDLDSARVVLNTLNGLAAIVHAPVWLQANILPGPNDDSTPLDGRRLFNYVNDRYPDVTLCLGWASDWDPEDVFQRYKWQHVINMAKQAASTKQPTSFAIRAVFAFNSIRQLKFLLSLTNRFSLYVWISKYDIMQTTELVKFRQTMDHKRVFYNLPSDFLKAIKRVPPEKLSAGSEMQKWNRNVWSPVILDDSSLVFLGQDQAALEGHGSWLVSKIPFQSELQSSRSVNIAGKVQFLDDSPDHDLTSETGVEIFIRSTGVSPPSPDKVRGVVLFIGRDGVITFSERNFKRIHGFEMKTTARLPVNDCYKFNIVDHGENTPILCEVTVVKCEEDEATVTYENVMLHLQIRYQQPLFYVVVHPLNLINPIIIEDLEVIL